Proteins from a single region of Sphingomonas sp.:
- a CDS encoding recombinase family protein yields MARPRSAISRYKHRKNNDQRGIREAVLYARVSTPDQQREGYSIPSQVKLLEDYAALNGLVVVSSHIDVETARKSGRTAFGNMLRHLKRHPEVRIILVEKTDRLYRNLKDWAIIDDLGVEVHFVKENVVMSDGCRSSEKFVHGIKVLMAKAYIDNLSEETRKGMLEKAQQGHWPSFAPLGYLNVRDEQGRRLITIDPELGPIVSRIFDWYATGLYSLKDVAAKARDAGVRYRKSGRPIGVSTIHHMLRTRLYTGSFDWCGDVYQGVHTPLVAPDTWDAVQQILDGRSTTNVRAKPHRFPFTGLIKCGHCGCALVAQIQKAKYIYYRCSGFRGKCPERFVRQEVLEEQFVGLLKKLRCDRQQFQIIRNGLTSGGSATTILGGGATSFRKPVPVSAMPGALLNDGLALLDMGRTAHLQLAGLPDEMKQHVLSLVFQRCSWAHEKLTGQFTPPFEIFSRYLAEMGEGRTSLMMQLSEVLCCAKPEVRLLVARYNAMSRIVAGADQRGPMTANGSLPAAMKIAA; encoded by the coding sequence TTGGCCAGACCGAGAAGTGCAATTAGCCGCTATAAACATCGTAAAAACAATGATCAGCGTGGGATACGCGAGGCGGTGCTCTATGCGCGGGTATCGACACCCGACCAGCAACGTGAGGGCTATTCCATTCCGTCCCAAGTGAAGTTGCTTGAAGATTATGCGGCTTTGAATGGCCTGGTTGTCGTGTCGAGCCACATCGACGTGGAGACGGCCCGCAAGAGCGGCCGGACGGCTTTCGGCAACATGCTCCGCCATCTCAAGCGGCATCCCGAAGTCCGGATAATTCTCGTCGAGAAGACCGATCGACTTTACCGCAATCTGAAGGACTGGGCGATCATCGATGATCTCGGCGTGGAGGTGCACTTCGTCAAAGAGAATGTCGTGATGTCCGACGGCTGCCGATCGTCGGAGAAGTTTGTCCACGGCATCAAGGTGCTGATGGCCAAGGCCTATATCGACAATCTATCCGAGGAGACGCGCAAGGGCATGCTGGAGAAGGCGCAGCAGGGTCACTGGCCGAGTTTCGCGCCGCTTGGTTATCTCAATGTCAGGGACGAGCAGGGCAGGCGGCTCATTACAATCGATCCCGAGCTCGGGCCGATAGTAAGTCGGATATTCGACTGGTACGCAACAGGCCTCTACTCATTGAAAGATGTCGCGGCCAAAGCGCGAGATGCCGGCGTGCGCTATCGCAAAAGCGGTCGGCCGATCGGCGTCAGCACTATCCACCATATGCTGCGTACCCGGCTTTATACCGGGTCGTTCGACTGGTGCGGCGACGTCTATCAAGGTGTGCATACGCCTCTCGTCGCTCCCGACACCTGGGACGCCGTGCAACAGATTCTAGATGGCCGCAGCACGACGAATGTTCGCGCCAAGCCACATCGTTTCCCGTTCACCGGCTTGATCAAATGCGGACATTGCGGCTGCGCGCTGGTCGCCCAGATCCAGAAGGCGAAATACATCTATTATCGTTGCTCGGGCTTTCGCGGAAAATGCCCCGAGCGCTTCGTCCGCCAGGAGGTGCTGGAAGAGCAGTTTGTCGGCCTTCTGAAAAAGCTCCGATGCGACCGTCAGCAATTTCAGATCATTCGCAATGGACTCACTAGTGGCGGCTCAGCGACAACCATCCTCGGAGGAGGAGCGACATCATTTCGGAAGCCAGTCCCGGTATCTGCTATGCCGGGCGCCCTGTTGAACGATGGTCTCGCCTTGTTGGACATGGGCCGAACGGCGCATCTGCAGCTTGCCGGCCTTCCGGATGAGATGAAACAGCATGTGTTGAGTCTTGTTTTCCAGCGATGTTCCTGGGCTCACGAGAAGTTGACGGGGCAGTTCACCCCGCCGTTTGAGATCTTTTCGCGCTATTTAGCGGAGATGGGAGAGGGGCGGACATCTCTCATGATGCAGCTTTCCGAAGTCCTCTGTTGCGCGAAGCCAGAAGTCCGACTGCTCGTTGCCCGATATAATGCGATGAGCAGGATAGTGGCTGGAGCAGACCAGCGGGGTCCTATGACTGCGAACGGCTCGTTGCCCGCCGCGATGAAGATCGCTGCTTAA
- a CDS encoding uracil-DNA glycosylase family protein, whose amino-acid sequence MTALAALVTEIRACARCADLPCGPRPVVQAGEGARLLIVGQAPGRKVHETGIPWNDPSGERLRAWLGLTPEQFYDPVKVAIMPMGFCYPGKSASGDNPPRRECAPHWHGRLAAALPEIGLTLLIGSYAQARYLGPLRKATLGETVQAWREYLPLGYLPLPHPSPRNQPWLARNRWFEAELLSGMREAIAALAL is encoded by the coding sequence GTGACCGCGCTTGCCGCGCTCGTCACCGAGATTCGCGCGTGCGCGCGCTGTGCCGACTTGCCATGCGGCCCGCGGCCGGTGGTGCAGGCGGGAGAGGGCGCCCGCCTGCTGATCGTGGGCCAGGCCCCTGGCCGCAAGGTGCATGAGACCGGTATTCCGTGGAACGATCCGTCGGGCGAGCGGCTACGCGCATGGCTGGGGCTGACGCCGGAGCAATTCTACGATCCCGTCAAGGTCGCCATCATGCCGATGGGCTTCTGCTATCCGGGCAAGTCCGCTTCGGGGGACAATCCGCCGCGGCGCGAGTGCGCGCCACATTGGCACGGCCGGCTCGCCGCGGCGCTGCCGGAGATCGGGCTGACGCTGCTGATCGGCAGCTACGCACAGGCTCGCTATCTGGGGCCGCTGCGCAAGGCGACGCTGGGCGAAACCGTGCAGGCGTGGCGCGAATATCTGCCGCTCGGCTATTTGCCGTTGCCGCACCCGTCGCCACGCAACCAGCCCTGGCTGGCGCGCAATCGCTGGTTCGAAGCGGAGTTACTGTCCGGCATGCGCGAGGCCATCGCTGCGCTGGCGCTATGA
- a CDS encoding DUF488 domain-containing protein produces MSTPPQDASWPAGTIFTVGHSTRPIGDFVALLRLYGIETLGDVRTVPKSRYNPQFNADALAASLSEAGIAYVPMPALGGLRHPHRDSPNGGWRNKSFRGYADYMQSEAFRHAVDALARSGREKRTAIMCAEAVPWRCHRSLVADALGVRGVPVVEILSETSWRMHALTPFAHVEGQTITYPPEQPRLL; encoded by the coding sequence TTGAGCACGCCGCCGCAGGACGCGAGCTGGCCGGCAGGAACGATCTTCACCGTCGGCCATTCGACGCGTCCGATCGGCGATTTCGTGGCATTGCTGCGCCTGTATGGCATCGAGACGCTAGGCGATGTCCGCACGGTACCGAAGTCGCGGTACAATCCGCAGTTCAACGCCGATGCGCTCGCCGCGAGCCTGAGCGAGGCGGGCATCGCATATGTGCCGATGCCGGCGCTCGGCGGATTGCGGCATCCGCATCGCGACTCGCCCAATGGGGGTTGGCGCAACAAGAGCTTTCGCGGCTATGCCGATTATATGCAAAGCGAAGCGTTCCGGCATGCCGTTGACGCCCTGGCGCGCAGCGGTCGCGAGAAGCGGACCGCGATCATGTGCGCGGAGGCGGTGCCGTGGCGCTGCCATCGCTCGCTCGTCGCAGATGCCCTCGGCGTGCGTGGCGTGCCGGTGGTTGAGATCCTGTCCGAGACCAGTTGGCGGATGCACGCGCTGACGCCCTTCGCCCATGTCGAAGGCCAGACGATCACCTATCCGCCCGAACAGCCGAGGCTGCTCTAG
- a CDS encoding KTSC domain-containing protein: MIRHWKYDAAEHRLDVQFVSGERYSYHEVPAAVAEGMRTAVSKGGYFNRRIRDHFAFIHGRAS; encoded by the coding sequence GTGATCCGCCATTGGAAATATGACGCGGCCGAGCACAGGCTCGACGTGCAGTTCGTCAGCGGCGAGCGTTACAGCTATCATGAGGTGCCGGCAGCGGTGGCGGAGGGGATGCGAACCGCCGTCTCGAAGGGCGGCTATTTCAACCGCCGCATCCGCGATCATTTCGCCTTCATTCATGGCCGGGCGTCTTGA
- a CDS encoding adenosine deaminase, giving the protein MSDLDTFITGLPKAELHLHIEGSLEPEQMFEFALRNGIEIPFKSVEEVRAAYEFSNLQDFLDIYYAGANVLRTEADFRDLAMAYFDRAAADGVAHAEIFFDPQTHTDRGIPFGVVANGLLQGMADAEAKHGLTSKLILCFLRHLDEEAAFKTLNQAQPWIDQIAGVGLDSSEVGHPPAKFERVFAAAAAMGLKRVAHAGEEGPPEYVYEALDILHIDRLDHGNRSLEDPRLVARLARSGMTLTVCPLSNVKLCNVASIDVHPIDRMLELGLRATVNSDDPAYFGGYVGDNYRAIAGGRGLNKAQLVTLARNSFLGSFLADEAVADHLARLDAYVEAHA; this is encoded by the coding sequence ATGAGCGATCTCGATACCTTCATCACCGGCCTCCCGAAAGCCGAACTGCATCTCCATATCGAAGGCAGCCTCGAACCAGAACAGATGTTCGAATTCGCCCTGCGAAACGGGATCGAAATCCCGTTCAAGTCGGTCGAGGAAGTGCGCGCCGCGTATGAATTCTCGAATCTCCAGGATTTCCTAGATATTTATTATGCCGGCGCCAACGTGCTGCGCACCGAAGCCGATTTCCGTGATCTGGCGATGGCCTATTTCGATCGCGCCGCAGCGGACGGCGTCGCCCATGCCGAGATATTCTTCGATCCCCAGACGCACACCGATCGCGGCATTCCCTTCGGCGTCGTCGCCAACGGATTGCTTCAGGGCATGGCCGACGCCGAGGCCAAGCACGGTCTCACCTCGAAGCTGATCCTTTGCTTCCTGCGCCATCTCGACGAGGAAGCCGCGTTCAAGACGCTCAACCAGGCCCAGCCATGGATCGATCAAATCGCCGGTGTCGGCCTCGATTCGTCCGAGGTCGGCCATCCGCCCGCCAAGTTCGAGCGCGTCTTCGCCGCCGCGGCCGCGATGGGGCTCAAGCGCGTCGCCCATGCGGGCGAAGAGGGCCCGCCCGAATATGTCTATGAGGCGCTGGATATCCTTCACATCGATCGCCTCGACCATGGCAATCGCAGCCTCGAGGACCCGCGGCTCGTCGCCCGGCTGGCACGCTCGGGGATGACGCTCACCGTCTGCCCCTTGTCCAACGTCAAGCTCTGCAACGTCGCCTCGATCGATGTGCATCCGATCGACCGGATGCTGGAACTCGGTCTGCGCGCGACGGTGAACTCGGACGATCCGGCCTATTTCGGCGGCTATGTCGGCGACAATTACCGCGCGATCGCCGGCGGACGCGGACTGAACAAGGCCCAGCTCGTCACACTCGCTCGCAATTCCTTCCTCGGCTCGTTCCTTGCGGACGAAGCGGTGGCGGACCATCTCGCCAGGCTCGATGCCTATGTGGAGGCGCATGCATGA
- a CDS encoding phosphoribosyltransferase family protein translates to MTDIVFTPFTHEDMVTGVHAIADAAAEWNPTLLVGVGRGGLTPAVFLSHRMGLSMVSVDYSTRITQFGDELIAVLAQRTRDGDRLLFIEDINDSGKTIGELRAALARDGAVAEQIRFAVLMNNVQSSQMVEYGFRDIDRAVQKDWFVFPWEAMAPREALTEDAMEVPERIA, encoded by the coding sequence ATGACCGATATCGTCTTCACCCCGTTCACCCATGAGGACATGGTCACGGGCGTCCATGCCATCGCCGATGCCGCCGCCGAATGGAATCCGACCTTGCTCGTCGGCGTCGGCCGCGGCGGGCTCACGCCGGCCGTGTTCCTGTCGCACCGGATGGGGCTGTCGATGGTGTCGGTCGACTATTCGACCAGGATCACCCAGTTCGGCGACGAGCTGATCGCGGTACTCGCCCAGCGCACCCGCGACGGCGACCGGCTGCTGTTCATCGAAGACATCAACGACAGCGGCAAGACCATCGGCGAGCTGCGCGCGGCGCTGGCCAGGGACGGCGCCGTGGCGGAGCAGATCCGTTTCGCGGTGCTGATGAACAACGTCCAGTCGTCGCAGATGGTCGAATATGGCTTTCGTGACATCGATCGCGCCGTGCAGAAAGACTGGTTCGTCTTCCCGTGGGAGGCGATGGCGCCGCGCGAGGCGCTGACCGAAGATGCGATGGAAGTGCCGGAGCGGATCGCGTGA
- the secA gene encoding preprotein translocase subunit SecA: protein MLGGLAKTIFGSSNERYVKSLGGIVAKINAFESTISAMTDDELAAQTVKFREQLANGEKLDNLLPEAFATVREAAKRVLGQRHYDVQMIGGIVLHRGEIAEMRTGEGKTLVATLATYLNALPGAGVHVVTVNDYLASRDAEWMGRVYRFLGMTVGVIIPNLSDQQRRDAYNSDITYGTNNEFGFDYLRDNMKYDRASMTQRPFNFAIVDEVDSILIDEARTPLIISGPTDDKSELYMRVDAVVKQLDASDYELDEKQKSIILTEDGTEKVERMLEAAGILVGANLYDFENTQVVHHTNQALRANKMFKRDIDYIVKDDKVVIIDEFTGRMMDGRRWSDGLHQAVEAKEGVTIEPENQTMASITFQNYFRMYPKLSGMTGTAATEAAEFYDIYKMNVVTIPTNLTVKRVDEEDEFYKTLEEKFRAIAKKIKEHAAKGQPVLVGTVSIEKSEMLSEFLNKEGVDHAVLNARHHEMEAHIVAQAGRLGAVTIATNMAGRGTDIQLGGNLEFRTHDELGEMEDGPAKDAAIEKIKAEIEVEKQAVIAAGGLFVLGTERHESRRIDNQLRGRSGRQGDPGLSRFYLSLDDDLLRIFGSNTLFAKMMRNNIEDGEAIGSKWLSKAIETAQKKVEARNYDIRKQVVEYDDVMNDQRKVIYEQRADIMDAETVGDVVEDMRAETVNAIVGEACPPNSYPEQWNLAGLKERLAAVLNIEAPLEDWIKEETVEPEMVEERIREIADKLIEAKASELEPETWRQIEKSILLQSLDHHWKDHLAMLDALRQVIHLRAYAQKTPINEYKQEAFALFERMLETIREDVTRTLAMAQFRMAPPQDLPELPDFLTTHIDPLSGEDDTYDYDGGATGNVLAQLPPMAIPQPSGADLPTDPAEWDGLVGRNATCPCGSGLKYKHCHGQVA, encoded by the coding sequence ATGCTCGGCGGTTTGGCCAAGACCATCTTCGGATCGTCCAACGAACGTTATGTGAAGTCGCTCGGCGGCATCGTCGCCAAGATCAACGCCTTCGAGAGCACCATCTCGGCGATGACCGACGATGAGCTTGCCGCCCAGACGGTCAAGTTCCGCGAACAGCTCGCCAATGGCGAGAAGCTCGACAATCTGCTGCCGGAAGCGTTCGCCACCGTGCGCGAGGCTGCCAAGCGCGTGCTTGGCCAGCGGCATTATGACGTGCAGATGATCGGCGGCATCGTCCTCCACCGCGGCGAGATCGCCGAGATGCGCACCGGCGAAGGCAAGACGCTGGTGGCGACGCTGGCGACCTATCTCAACGCGCTGCCGGGCGCGGGCGTCCATGTCGTCACCGTCAACGACTATCTCGCCTCGCGCGACGCCGAGTGGATGGGTCGGGTCTACCGCTTCCTCGGCATGACCGTGGGCGTGATCATCCCGAACCTGAGCGACCAGCAGCGCCGCGATGCCTATAATTCGGACATCACCTATGGCACCAACAACGAGTTCGGCTTCGATTATCTGCGCGACAATATGAAATATGACCGCGCGTCGATGACGCAGCGGCCGTTCAACTTCGCGATCGTCGACGAGGTCGACTCGATCCTGATCGACGAGGCGCGTACCCCGTTGATCATATCCGGCCCGACCGACGACAAGTCCGAGCTCTACATGCGCGTCGACGCGGTGGTGAAGCAGCTCGACGCGTCCGACTACGAGCTCGACGAGAAGCAGAAGTCGATCATCCTGACCGAGGACGGCACCGAGAAGGTCGAGCGGATGCTCGAGGCCGCGGGCATCCTGGTCGGCGCCAATCTCTATGATTTCGAAAACACCCAGGTCGTCCACCACACGAACCAGGCGCTGCGCGCGAACAAGATGTTCAAGCGCGACATCGATTATATCGTCAAGGACGACAAGGTCGTCATCATCGACGAGTTCACCGGGCGCATGATGGACGGGCGGCGCTGGTCGGACGGCCTGCACCAGGCGGTCGAAGCCAAGGAAGGCGTGACGATCGAGCCCGAGAACCAGACCATGGCCTCGATCACCTTCCAGAACTATTTCCGCATGTATCCCAAGCTTTCGGGGATGACCGGGACGGCCGCGACCGAGGCCGCGGAATTCTATGACATCTACAAGATGAACGTCGTCACCATCCCGACCAACCTGACGGTCAAGCGCGTCGACGAGGAAGACGAGTTCTACAAGACGCTCGAGGAGAAGTTCCGGGCGATCGCCAAGAAGATCAAGGAGCATGCCGCCAAGGGGCAGCCGGTGCTGGTCGGCACGGTCTCGATCGAGAAGTCGGAGATGCTCAGCGAGTTCCTGAACAAGGAAGGCGTCGATCACGCGGTGCTCAATGCCCGTCATCACGAGATGGAAGCGCATATCGTCGCGCAAGCCGGCCGCCTCGGCGCGGTGACGATCGCCACCAACATGGCCGGCCGCGGCACCGACATCCAGCTTGGCGGCAACCTCGAGTTCCGCACCCATGACGAATTGGGCGAGATGGAGGACGGGCCGGCCAAGGATGCCGCGATCGAGAAGATCAAGGCGGAGATCGAGGTCGAGAAGCAGGCGGTGATCGCCGCCGGCGGGCTGTTCGTGCTCGGTACCGAACGGCACGAGAGCCGCCGCATCGACAATCAGCTGCGCGGCCGCTCGGGCCGTCAGGGCGATCCGGGGCTCAGCCGCTTCTACCTGTCGCTCGACGACGACCTGCTGCGCATCTTCGGCTCGAACACGCTGTTCGCCAAGATGATGCGCAACAATATCGAGGATGGCGAGGCGATCGGCAGCAAGTGGCTGTCGAAGGCGATCGAGACCGCGCAGAAGAAGGTTGAGGCGCGCAACTACGACATCCGCAAGCAGGTCGTCGAATATGACGACGTGATGAACGATCAGCGCAAGGTGATCTACGAGCAGCGCGCCGACATCATGGACGCCGAGACGGTGGGCGATGTCGTTGAGGACATGCGCGCCGAGACGGTCAATGCGATCGTCGGCGAGGCATGCCCGCCCAATTCCTATCCCGAGCAGTGGAATCTGGCGGGGCTCAAGGAGCGGCTTGCCGCGGTGCTCAATATCGAGGCGCCGCTCGAAGACTGGATCAAGGAGGAGACCGTCGAGCCGGAGATGGTCGAGGAGCGCATCCGCGAGATCGCCGACAAGTTGATCGAGGCGAAGGCCAGCGAACTGGAACCCGAGACGTGGCGCCAGATCGAGAAGTCGATCCTGCTCCAGAGCCTCGATCACCACTGGAAGGACCACCTCGCGATGCTCGACGCGTTGCGTCAGGTGATCCATCTGCGTGCCTATGCGCAGAAGACTCCGATCAACGAGTATAAGCAGGAAGCATTCGCGCTGTTCGAGCGCATGCTCGAGACGATCCGCGAGGACGTGACGCGCACGCTGGCCATGGCCCAGTTCCGGATGGCGCCGCCGCAGGACCTGCCGGAGCTTCCGGACTTCCTGACGACGCACATCGACCCGCTGAGCGGCGAAGACGACACCTATGACTATGACGGCGGCGCGACGGGCAACGTCCTCGCCCAGCTGCCGCCGATGGCGATCCCGCAGCCTTCGGGCGCCGATCTGCCGACCGATCCGGCGGAATGGGATGGACTGGTCGGCCGCAACGCGACCTGCCCGTGCGGTTCGGGGCTGAAGTACAAGCACTGCCACGGCCAGGTGGCATAA
- a CDS encoding energy transducer TonB gives MIRPALLLAGAAGLIQLPCAAAAQDAAAVKPARPAAKGASRRLAPQGSPQSWVVEDDYPALAVREHEEGVVGFRLDVGPDGRAVACTVVSSSGYSLLDESACSVLQRRARFYPALDAGGKPVPAPFTSRFRWTLSDDTGGRGNPGPVWLASSFPAAD, from the coding sequence ATGATCAGGCCCGCGCTGCTACTAGCCGGTGCGGCCGGGCTGATTCAGCTTCCATGCGCCGCAGCGGCGCAGGATGCCGCGGCGGTTAAGCCCGCGCGGCCTGCGGCGAAGGGCGCCTCCCGAAGGCTGGCGCCGCAGGGCTCGCCGCAAAGCTGGGTTGTCGAAGACGATTATCCCGCTTTGGCCGTGCGTGAGCATGAGGAGGGGGTTGTCGGCTTCCGTCTCGACGTGGGCCCCGATGGCCGAGCGGTTGCGTGCACGGTCGTATCCTCAAGCGGCTATTCGTTGCTCGACGAAAGCGCTTGCTCGGTGTTGCAGCGGCGCGCCCGATTCTATCCGGCGCTCGACGCTGGCGGAAAGCCGGTGCCCGCGCCGTTCACCTCGCGATTCAGATGGACTTTGTCCGACGATACGGGGGGCCGTGGGAATCCTGGGCCCGTGTGGCTCGCATCGAGCTTTCCGGCGGCGGACTGA
- a CDS encoding energy transducer TonB: MILASIMAMASPQTAQDASKAHRATPIEDTATWITDDDYPLEALRRKEAGTVGFKLIISAEGEITDCQVTGSVSPILDQASCALLTSRAHFRPALDDTGKPIASQFNSRINWSIPEPVPVNIGSWHSVAMLKMGADGVLLSCHPETVGAVVDKEAGGQCGAFQVGKAETFITELAGITGRPFTFVVETALIFDGLPGIQPDFRYSKPGYRLVALKKMRFEVSEEGRLEHCEAVATGREGLLGGVPDVCDDAVVYIPARAPDGSPRRLSGTFWMAASLPDR, encoded by the coding sequence ATGATTTTGGCATCGATCATGGCAATGGCTTCGCCTCAGACCGCGCAAGATGCGAGTAAGGCGCACCGCGCGACTCCGATCGAAGACACTGCGACCTGGATCACCGACGACGATTATCCCCTGGAGGCCCTGCGCCGGAAAGAGGCGGGCACGGTTGGGTTCAAGCTGATTATCAGCGCGGAAGGGGAAATTACCGATTGTCAGGTGACCGGCTCGGTCAGCCCGATACTCGATCAGGCCAGTTGCGCGCTGCTCACCAGTCGCGCGCATTTTCGCCCCGCCCTCGATGATACCGGCAAGCCGATTGCCTCGCAATTCAATAGCCGGATAAACTGGAGCATACCGGAGCCGGTGCCTGTCAACATCGGGAGTTGGCACAGCGTTGCGATGTTGAAGATGGGCGCTGACGGTGTCTTGCTTTCCTGCCATCCCGAAACGGTAGGGGCGGTCGTGGACAAGGAAGCGGGTGGGCAATGCGGCGCTTTCCAGGTCGGCAAGGCAGAGACGTTCATTACGGAGTTGGCGGGTATTACCGGCAGGCCCTTCACCTTCGTCGTTGAAACCGCGTTGATCTTCGACGGGTTGCCCGGAATTCAGCCGGACTTCCGCTATTCGAAGCCGGGATACCGCCTGGTTGCGCTGAAAAAGATGCGGTTCGAGGTGTCGGAAGAGGGTAGATTGGAGCATTGCGAGGCGGTCGCAACCGGTCGGGAGGGATTGTTGGGCGGGGTTCCTGACGTTTGCGACGACGCCGTTGTCTATATCCCCGCACGCGCGCCAGACGGAAGCCCGCGGCGGCTTAGCGGAACCTTCTGGATGGCGGCCTCTCTACCAGACAGGTAA
- the argJ gene encoding bifunctional glutamate N-acetyltransferase/amino-acid acetyltransferase ArgJ: MSMERSPLALPFPAMPAIAGVTPRVARARYKTWERCDLTFVTLDPGTTVAGVLTRSKCPSPEVEWCRKALVLGQARALVVNAGNSNAFTGNRGRAAVEAIAARAAGHLGCEPSDIFVASTGVIGVPLPIDKAEAGLDAAFAVRPCSWEDAAATIMTTDTFAKGAVTTAVVDGRTVTLTGIIKGSGMIMPDMATMLGFIFTDAAVAPEFLQSALSDANVKTFSCITVDSDTSTSDTVLAFATGRAGNAALTDADSPGADAFRAALADLCHQLALLVVRDGEGAQKLITIEVEGAESDRSAHIIAMSIANSPLVKTAIAGEDANWGRVVMAVGKAGEPAERDKLSIRFGTTQVAEGGLAVTGYDEAPVAEHLKGDDIRIGVDLGLGEGRATVWTCDLTHGYISINADYRS, encoded by the coding sequence ATGTCCATGGAACGCTCGCCGCTCGCCTTGCCCTTTCCCGCGATGCCCGCAATCGCCGGCGTCACGCCGCGCGTGGCGCGCGCGCGCTACAAGACATGGGAGCGCTGCGACCTGACCTTCGTGACGCTCGATCCCGGCACCACGGTCGCCGGCGTGCTGACCCGGAGCAAATGCCCCTCGCCGGAAGTGGAGTGGTGCCGCAAGGCGCTGGTGCTGGGCCAGGCGCGCGCGCTGGTGGTCAATGCCGGCAATTCCAACGCCTTCACCGGCAATCGCGGCCGTGCAGCGGTCGAGGCGATCGCAGCACGCGCCGCCGGGCATCTCGGCTGCGAGCCCTCGGATATCTTCGTCGCCTCGACCGGGGTGATCGGCGTGCCGCTGCCGATCGACAAGGCCGAAGCCGGGCTCGACGCCGCCTTCGCCGTCCGGCCCTGTAGCTGGGAAGATGCCGCCGCGACGATCATGACCACCGACACCTTCGCCAAGGGCGCGGTGACCACGGCGGTCGTCGATGGCCGCACCGTGACGCTGACTGGCATCATCAAGGGTTCGGGGATGATCATGCCCGACATGGCGACGATGCTCGGCTTCATCTTCACCGACGCGGCAGTTGCCCCGGAGTTTCTACAATCTGCGCTAAGCGACGCGAATGTGAAGACTTTCTCGTGTATTACCGTTGATAGCGATACCTCGACCAGCGACACCGTCCTTGCCTTCGCTACTGGCCGGGCTGGCAACGCCGCGCTCACCGACGCCGACAGTCCCGGCGCCGACGCCTTCCGCGCTGCGCTCGCCGATCTCTGCCACCAATTGGCGCTCCTCGTGGTCCGCGACGGCGAAGGCGCGCAGAAGCTGATCACCATCGAGGTCGAGGGCGCGGAGAGCGACCGCAGCGCCCATATCATCGCCATGTCGATCGCCAATTCGCCGCTGGTGAAGACCGCCATTGCCGGCGAGGACGCCAATTGGGGCCGCGTCGTCATGGCGGTTGGCAAGGCCGGCGAACCCGCCGAACGCGACAAGCTCTCGATCCGCTTCGGCACCACCCAGGTGGCCGAGGGTGGCTTGGCGGTCACCGGCTATGACGAGGCTCCGGTCGCGGAACATCTGAAGGGCGATGATATCCGCATCGGCGTTGATCTCGGGCTGGGCGAAGGCCGCGCCACGGTTTGGACCTGTGACCTGACCCACGGCTATATCTCGATCAACGCCGATTACCGAAGCTGA